One Danio rerio strain Tuebingen ecotype United States chromosome 13, GRCz12tu, whole genome shotgun sequence DNA window includes the following coding sequences:
- the ubtd1a gene encoding ubiquitin domain-containing protein 1a codes for MGVANSRDYRPTITVVLKRRNEPLKKDKPKWKSDYPMTEGQLRSKRDEFWDTAPAFDGRKEIWDALKAAAVAIECNDHQLAQAIVDGASITLPHGSLMECYDELGNRYQLPAYCLSPPVNLVSECNDHNASENAEPQEKKEKEFQLKVRLSTGKDLRLSVTMADSIRQLKKQLQIQEDIDTAHQRWFFSGKLLTDKTRLQDTKIQKDFVIQVIVSQPIVTS; via the exons GACGCAACGAGCCCCTGAAGAAAGATAAGCCCAAGTGGAAAAGTGACTATCCTATGACGGAGGGCCAGCTGCGCAGTAAAAGGGATGAATTCTGGGATACAGCCCCAGCTTTTGACGGCCGTAAAGAGATCTGGGACGCGCTCAAAGCTGCAGCTGTGGCGATTGAATGTAACGACCACCAACTAGCACAGGCTATTGTAGATGGAGCCAGCATCACACTGCCTCATG GATCCCTCATGGAGTGTTATGATGAACTGGGGAACCGCTATCAGCTTCCTGCATACTGCTTGTCTCCACCTGTCAACCTGGTCTCTGAGTGCAACGATCATAATGCGTCTGAAAACGCTGAGCCACAGGAGAAAAAAGAGAAGGAGTTTCAGTTGAAGGTTCGTCTGTCCACTGGGAAAGACCTTCGCCTCAGTGTCACCATGGCCGATTCCATTCGTCAGCTCAAGAAACAGCTCCAAATTCAGGAAGACATTGATACCGCTCACCAGCGCTGGTTTTTCTCTGGAAAGCTTCTTACAGATAAAACCCGCTTACAGGACACCAAGATCCAGAAAGACTTTGTAATACAGGTCATTGTTAGTCAACCTATTGTTACCAGCTAA